The Archangium lipolyticum genomic interval TGCTTCATCAGCTCGTTGGCCGAGCCCACCATCCCCTGCGCGAAGAGGCTCCGCACCGCCTCGTCGGCTGGCGGGTCACACTGCTCGCGCATGGCATCCAGGAACTCGTTCGTCCAACGCTCATCCGTCATGGAAAGTACCCCCGAAATGGCTCCGCCCTCCCTCTCCTCGGAGGGCGGGGCGCCAGTGTGGCACACGCGCACGGAGTGTTCGATAGCGGATGCCTGCCCGCCCGCTCAGTGCACGGGAGGCTCGGGGGTCCGCTCCCGCTCGGCGGAGTGGGATGCCCGGGGCAACGTGAAGGAGAAGGTGCTCCCCTGCCCCTCCTCGCTCTCCACCCCCACCGAGCCGCCATGGGCCTGGACGAGGCCCCGCGTGATGAAGAGACCGAGCCCCGTGCCCTTCTTCCCCGTCCCCTCCGCCTGCCAGAAAGGCTGGAAGAGGTGGGGCAGGGCCTCGGCGGAGATGCCCGGGCCGGTGTCGCGTACGCAGAAGCGCACGAACTCCTCCCCGCACTCCACCTCCACCGTCACCCGCCCGCCCTCAGGAGTGAACTTGAGGGCATTGCCCACCAGGTTGGACAGCACCTGGAAGAGGCGGTCCCGATCGCAGCTCACCCGGCAACGCTCCCGGGGCAGCCACGTCCGCAATTCGATCCGCTTCTGGATGGCCAGCGGCTCGAGCAGCACCAGGCCTTCGCGCACCAGGTCGTCCACCGCGTACTGCCCGAGGTCCAGCTTCAGCCGGCCCGCCTCGAGGCTGGCCATGTCCAGCAGGTCCCGGATGAGCCGGTCCATCCGCTGCACCGAGCGCTCGATGGTCCCCGTGTGGTTGCGCATCCGCTCACCCACCTCGCCCTCGGGGATGAGCCGGCGCAGGAGCTGGACCGTCAGGGAGATGCTGCCCAGGGGGTTCTTCAGGTCATGGCTCACCACGGCCAGCACCTCCTCGCGGGTGCGGACCGCGTTGCGCGCTTCCCGCTCGGCGGCCTCGGCCCGGGCACGCTCACGCTGCTGGGCCTCGGCCTCGGCACGCGCGGCCTGCTCCCGTTCCACGAGGCGGATCCGCTCCTCCTCGGTACGCAGGCGCCGGGCCTCCTCCCGGTCCAGCGAGAACGCGGCCCCCCATACCAGCCCGGCGAAGGTGAGGACGTTCACCGTGGCGATGAGCGCCACGGCGAAAGGCAGTGAGTAGGCGTCCTCCCGGTAGCCCGCGAGCACCAGCCCGGCCAGGAGGATGGGGAGGATGAACGCGGGCGGCAGCAACCAGCGTGACAGCACCCCGCCCAGGCCCGAGTGGGTGACGACCTTCATGAAGCCGCGGTCCGGACGGGCGAAGAAGACCCCCATGGACAGCAGCAGGAAACACACCGTGGTGTGCACCGCCATCTGCGCGTAGCGGCTGATGCCGGTGAACTCCCGCAGCCCGTAGACATAGCCCACGAAGCACACCAGCGAGATGACGCCCGCGAGCGCGGCGAGGTACTGCGAGGGCCAGCCGACCACCCGCGTCTTCAGCTCGATGCTGAGGAGCGAAATGCCGATGAGGAAGAAGCAGACGGCGGTATTGGGAGCCATGCGCCCCGGATGGCCGAGCTCCACGCCGAGGATGGGGTCGCTCACGAGAAGCTGGTCGATGCCAAGGTCCACCTCGAAGACGTACTGGGCGAACGTCGCCCCCGAGATGAGGATGACGAGCCCCGCGCCGACCCGCACCGCCCACCGCTTGAAGGCGCTGGAGCGGGAGAAGCCCACCAGCACCAGCGCGCTCCCGGAGAACATGAAGCACAGGGCCGTGTTGACCTTCATCGTCGGCAGGCCCGGCCGCAGCCCCTTGAGCGAGGGGATGTCCAGCAACCACGCGACGAGCACCACCAGCCCCACCAGCAGGACGATGCCGCCCTGAAGCCGTGCGGTCCTTCGCAGGTTCCGGCACAGACGTTCGTGGGCAGTCACCTCCATTGCTCGCCTTCCCTCCCAGCTCGTTCCCCCCTCACGTTCCCGGACGCGCCTGGGGGGGCCCGTGAATCGGCTCGCGCTCACGGTGGCCCGTCTTGCGCTTCAGCTTGCCCAGCGCCCACGTCCGCCAGTCATGGAGGATCTCATACACAGTAGGAATCACAAGCAGTGTCAGCAATGTCGAGGTGATGACACCTCCGATGACGGCCCGGCCCAGGGGCGCCCGGAAGTCACCGCCCTCGCCATGCCCCAGCGCCACCGGCACCATGCCGGCGATGAGGGCCAGCGTCGTCATCATGATGGGCCGCAGGCGGATGCGTCCCGCCTCGATGAGCGCCTCCCGCATGGGCTTGCCCCGCATGTGCGCCCACTTGGCGAAG includes:
- a CDS encoding sensor histidine kinase, with the translated sequence MEVTAHERLCRNLRRTARLQGGIVLLVGLVVLVAWLLDIPSLKGLRPGLPTMKVNTALCFMFSGSALVLVGFSRSSAFKRWAVRVGAGLVILISGATFAQYVFEVDLGIDQLLVSDPILGVELGHPGRMAPNTAVCFFLIGISLLSIELKTRVVGWPSQYLAALAGVISLVCFVGYVYGLREFTGISRYAQMAVHTTVCFLLLSMGVFFARPDRGFMKVVTHSGLGGVLSRWLLPPAFILPILLAGLVLAGYREDAYSLPFAVALIATVNVLTFAGLVWGAAFSLDREEARRLRTEEERIRLVEREQAARAEAEAQQRERARAEAAEREARNAVRTREEVLAVVSHDLKNPLGSISLTVQLLRRLIPEGEVGERMRNHTGTIERSVQRMDRLIRDLLDMASLEAGRLKLDLGQYAVDDLVREGLVLLEPLAIQKRIELRTWLPRERCRVSCDRDRLFQVLSNLVGNALKFTPEGGRVTVEVECGEEFVRFCVRDTGPGISAEALPHLFQPFWQAEGTGKKGTGLGLFITRGLVQAHGGSVGVESEEGQGSTFSFTLPRASHSAERERTPEPPVH